A genomic window from Lotus japonicus ecotype B-129 chromosome 1, LjGifu_v1.2 includes:
- the LOC130726484 gene encoding pentatricopeptide repeat-containing protein At2g15690, mitochondrial-like translates to MYGNCKSMIDARRVFDHMSNRNMDTWHSMLRGYANSTMGDDALQLFEQMNELGLEITSETLLAVLSACGSAEAMEDAFLHFESMKSKYGIEPRVEHYIGLLDVLGQSGYLKEAVEFIEKLPFELTVTVWETLMSYARIHGDIDLEDHVEELMVNLEPSKVVANMIPTPPPKKYNHISMLDGRNKIIEYKNPTLYKDDEKLKALIGMKEAGYVPDTRFVLHDIDQEAKEQALLYHNERLAIAYGLISTPPRTPLRIIKNLRVCGDCHNAIKIMSRIVGRELIVRDNKRFHHFKDGKCSCGDYW, encoded by the coding sequence ATGTACGGGAATTGTAAGAGTATGATTGATGCAAGGAGGGTGTTTGATCATATGTCTAACAGGAATATGGATACTTGGCACTCGATGCTTCGTGGCTATGCGAATAGTACCATGGGAGATGACGCCTTGCAACTGTTTGAGCAGATGAATGAGCTGGGTTTGGAGATCACGTCCGAGACTTTGCTTGCAGTGTTATCAGCTTGTGGCAGTGCTGAGGCTATGGAGGATGCTTTCCTTCATTTTGAGTCCATGAAAAGCAAGTATGGAATTGAACCGCGGGTGGAGCACTACATTGGGCTTTTGGATGTTCTTGGACAATCTGGATATCTCAAGGAAGCTGTGGAGTTCATTGAGAAGTTGCCATTTGAACTCACTGTGACTGTGTGGGAGACACTGATGAGTTATGCTCGCATTCATGGAGATATTGATCTTGAAGACCATGTGGAAGAGTTGATGGTTAATCTTGAGCCATCAAAGGTTGTTGCCAATATGATCCCTACCCCGCCTCCGAAAAAGTACAATCATATTAGCATGCTTGATGGCAGGAACAAAATCATTGAGTATAAGAATCCTACTCTCTACAAGGATGATGAAAAGTTGAAGGCTTTGATTGGGATGAAGGAAGCAGGGTATGTTCCTGATACGAGATTTGTTCTTCATGACATTGATCAGGAAGCAAAGGAGCAGGCTTTGCTCTACCACAATGAACGTCTAGCTATTGCATATGGCCTCATTAGTACTCCACCAAGAACACCTCTTAGAATCATTAAGAACCTTCGTGTCTGTGGTGACTGTCACAATGCCATTAAGATCATGTCCAGGATTGTAGGGAGGGAATTGATTGTCAGAGATAACAAAAGGTTTCATCATTTCAAGGATGGAAAATGCTCTTGTGGGGATTACTGGTGA